In the Daphnia pulicaria isolate SC F1-1A chromosome 2, SC_F0-13Bv2, whole genome shotgun sequence genome, one interval contains:
- the LOC124327867 gene encoding larval cuticle protein 65Ab1-like, with product MTKLFIIAAVLAVAAAAPSSSYKSVEYKAPEITIVSQSDVRNLDGSSNWSYAGSDGTTRDESQVQKKMQGVTYDSYGKETYGEVLGNTNKGSSYWISPEGQKFTLTWAADEAGFQPKGDHLPVAPVHVYELPVAPVHEYELPVAPALPYKRTGLGY from the exons ATGACCAAGCTG TTTATTATCGCTGCTGTTTTAGCTGTCGCGGCCGCTGCTCCTTCCAGCAGTTACAAATCGGTGGAATACAAAGCTCCCGAAATCACCATCGTGAGCCAATCTGATGTCCGCAATCTTGATGGCAGCAGCAACTGGAG CTACGCTGGATCTGACGGTACCACTCGTGACGAGTCCCAGGTCCAGAAAAAGATGCAAGGAGTCACCTACGACTCTTACGGCAAAGAAACGTACGGTGAAGTCCTCGGCAACACCAACAAGGGATCATCTTACTGGATCTCCCCCGAGGGTCAGAAATTCACTCTGACTTGGGCGGCAGATGAGGCGGGATTCCAACCCAAGGGCGACCACttgcccgtcgctcccgtTCACGTTTACGAGCTCCCGGTCGCTCCCGTCCATGAATACGAACTTCCCGTTGCCCCTGCACTCCCCTACAAACGCACTGGACTCGGTTATTAa
- the LOC124327848 gene encoding endocuticle structural glycoprotein SgAbd-8-like, whose protein sequence is MKLFVIAAVLAVAAAAPSSYKPEYKAPAYSTPAYAAPSYSAPAYAAPAYAAPAYAAPAYAKDNKYAGITVTSQSDERNLDGSSQWSYAQSDYTTREESQVQKKMQGVAYDSYGKATYEDVMGNTNKGSSYWVSPEGEKFTLTWVADEQGFKPKGDHLPVAPVHVYELPVAPVHEYELPVAPALPYKRTGLGYSGNSYY, encoded by the exons ATGAAGCTG TTTGTTATTGCCGCTGTCTTGGCCGTCGCTGCCGCTGCCCCATCCAGCTACAAGCCGGAATACAAAGCCCCAGCTTATTCTACTCCCGCCTACGCTGCCCCAAGCTACTCTGCTCCGGCTTACGCTGCTCCAGCCTACGCTGCTCCAGCCTACGCTGCTCCGGCCTACGCCAAGGATAACAAATACGCCGGCATCACCGTCACCAGCCAATCTGATGAGCGCAATCTCGACGGCAGCAGCCAGTGGAG CTACGCCCAGTCTGATTACACGACCCGCGAGGAATCGCAGGTGCAGAAGAAGATGCAAGGCGTCGCCTACGACTCTTACGGCAAAGCAACTTACGAGGATGTGATGGGCAACACCAACAAGGGATCTTCTTACTGGGTTTCCCCCGAAGGcgagaaattcactttgacCTGGGTCGCTGATGAGCAGGGATTCAAACCCAAGGGCGACCACttgcccgtcgctcccgtccaCGTCTACGAACTCcccgtcgctcccgtccaTGAATACGAACTCCCAGTTGCTCCCGCTCTCCCCTACAAACGCACCGGACTCGGTTATTCCGGCAACagttattattaa
- the LOC124327849 gene encoding endocuticle structural glycoprotein SgAbd-8-like, whose product MKLFVIAAVLAVAAAAPSSYKPEYKAPAYSAPAYAAPSYSAPAYAAPAYAAPAYAKDNKYAGITVTSQSDERNLDGSSQWSYAQSDYTTREESQVQKKMQGVAYDSYGKATYEDVMGNTNKGSSYWVSPEGEKFTLTWVADEQGFKPKGDHLPVAPVHVYELPVAPVHEYELPVAPALPYKRTGLGYSGNSYY is encoded by the exons ATGAAGCTG TTTGTTATTGCCGCTGTCTTGGCCGTCGCTGCCGCTGCCCCTTCCAGCTACAAGCCGGAATACAAAGCCCCAGCTTATTCTGCCCCCGCCTACGCTGCCCCAAGCTACTCTGCTCCGGCTTACGCTGCTCCAGCCTACGCTGCCCCGGCCTACGCCAAGGATAACAAATACGCCGGCATCACCGTCACCAGCCAATCTGATGAGCGCAATCTCGACGGCAGCAGCCAGTGGAG CTACGCCCAGTCTGATTACACGACCCGCGAGGAATCGCAGGTACAGAAGAAGATGCAAGGCGTCGCCTACGACTCTTACGGCAAAGCAACTTACGAGGATGTGATGGGCAACACCAACAAGGGATCTTCTTACTGGGTTTCCCCCGAAGGcgagaaattcactttgacCTGGGTCGCTGATGAGCAGGGATTCAAACCCAAGGGCGACCACttgcccgtcgctcccgtccaCGTCTACGAACTCcccgtcgctcccgtccaTGAATACGAACTCCCAGTTGCTCCCGCTCTCCCCTACAAACGCACCGGACTCGGTTATTCCGGCAACagttattattaa
- the LOC124327847 gene encoding uncharacterized protein LOC124327847 isoform X2 produces MKSVIVSLSVLSLLVGVSEAWFLNLKSGKSDKAATVTSAPNSRKVILVAKKVYVPMYASDDTTSAVADRLLPISPALTSTDGTVTGGRQQPIAVDYSSMYLQPPPVASYAMYAPASANVAAAYAAPVQVPVVVADQGVAPQQLAVYPAGYGAAGPQFVQYAGAPQMSDGTWVMQYAGAGDAVAAGAPFPPTGNDKETVADGSAVPVPIEAYANV; encoded by the exons ATGAAG TCTGTAATTGTGAGCCTGTCAGTGTTGAGCTTGTTGGTCGGCGTTTCGGAGGCGTGGTTTCTCAATCTCAAGTCCGGCAAATCTGACAAAGCGGCCACAGTGACGTCAGCACCGAATTCACGAAAAGTGATTTTGGTAGCCAAGAAGGTCTACGTTCCGATGTACGCGTCTGACGACACAACCTCAGCAGTTGCCGACCGACTTCTGCCCATCTCTCCTGCACTGACATCTACTGATGGAACTGTGACGGGTGGACGCCAACAGCCAATAGCCGTCGACTATTCTTCGATGTATCTTCAACCTCCTCCAGTTGCGTCATACGCCATGTACGCTCCCGCTTCAGCTAACGTGGCTGCCGCTTACGCAGCTCCTGTTCAGgtccctgttgttgttgctgaccaGGGTGTTGCACCCCAACAATTGGCAGTTTATCCCGCTGGATACGGAGCTGCTGGCCCGCAGTTCGTCCAATACGCCGGTGCTCCGCAGATGTCTGATGGG ACTTGGGTGATGCAGTACGCCGGAGCTGGagatgctgttgctgctggtgcgCCTTTCCCGCCAACAGGAAACGACAAAGAGACGGTTGCCGATGGATCTGCAGTTCCGGTTCCAATTGAAGCGTATGCAAATGTTTGA
- the LOC124327850 gene encoding endocuticle structural glycoprotein SgAbd-8-like has protein sequence MKLFVIAAVLAVAAAAPSSYKPEYKAPAYAAPSYSAPAYAAPAYAAPAYAKDNKYAGITVTSQSDERNLDGSSQWSYAQSDYTTREESQVQKKMQGVAYDSYGKATYEDVMGNTNKGSSYWVSPEGEKFTLTWVADEQGFKPKGDHLPVAPVHVYELPVAPVHEYELPVAPALPYKRTGLGYSGNSYY, from the exons ATGAAGCTG TTTGTTATCGCCGCTGTTTTGGCCGTCGCTGCCGCTGCCCCTTCCAGCTACAAGCCGGAATACAAAGCCCCAGCTTACGCTGCCCCAAGCTACTCTGCTCCGGCTTACGCTGCTCCAGCCTACGCTGCTCCGGCCTACGCCAAGGATAACAAATACGCCGGCATCACCGTCACCAGCCAATCTGATGAGCGCAATCTCGACGGCAGCAGCCAGTGGAG CTACGCCCAGTCTGACTACACGACCCGCGAGGAATCGCAGGTGCAGAAGAAGATGCAAGGCGTCGCCTACGACTCTTACGGCAAAGCAACTTACGAGGATGTGATGGGCAACACCAACAAGGGATCTTCTTACTGGGTTTCCCCCGAAGGcgagaaattcactttgacCTGGGTCGCTGATGAGCAGGGATTCAAACCCAAGGGCGACCACttgcccgtcgctcccgtccaCGTCTACGAACTCcccgtcgctcccgtccaTGAATACGAACTCCCAGTTGCTCCCGCTCTCCCCTACAAACGCACCGGACTCGGTTATTCCGGCAACAgttattattga